One Antedon mediterranea chromosome 1, ecAntMedi1.1, whole genome shotgun sequence genomic window, ttttactccaaatttgataactaactttatcgtgtgaataccacaccttagaagtatacctcatgagtactttaatgaaagaatcacataaaaagtaacaaaataaatccttaaattaatgattttacaggcgtgtttctcgcacactgttcgcgaatttcacttattcaatgttcaatatttttgtttctatggagcgccaaaagagcaacgataatagaggactaaaactcagtggaatgcgtcaatttctcatgcatttattggtgaaaaacacgttttatttcaatatatttgttaatttgtcaataaaaatgctgtaatatgttactgctgatactgttctgttttcaaagaataataatcgatcctaaatcaacatcactacctagtctagacctaggacatcctactaaggatattatgatgaatttttctattttattctttaaaaggttaacgaaaccgtgtacattatcaacagtaacatttttccttattgacagtgacaaaatctattgaaattgtacttgattttcaccaaataatgcgttaaatataaatggattccacagagtttttagccctctaattaattttgctcttttggcgttccatagaaaccaaaatattgaacattgagtgtgcgaaatgcgagaaaaacaacgtctgtaaaatcaccaatttaagggatttattgttacttttatgtgatttttcttcattaaagtaggcctactaattctaagctgtggtattcaggataaagttggttaaaatacaaggcaggtgcaaaaggaaactagcctagcgggcctaggcctaggctacttcaatttcggtgatttcctgccttgcaattttgagaaatgataaaatgatgcctcgcattttttgatgatggtaaaacgatgcctcgcataaatttctgacttgcctcgcatgccttccctgcctcgcgtgcctcgcactttgttactacccctTATGATGCAgtcgtattttgaaaataaggagataatgcatgttgatctcgggaggGGGTAGGATCGAGtgttttttagtttataaaatGGGTTACTatttttcaggtgcctaatttaagattagtaatactATATTAACCttcccttctaatagtaacccacctaaaaaacaatcaaagaataataacccgaGGTTACAATTTACGGTATGTTTAATTGGATTATTATTAGGTGagaaagaatattttaattgcATATTTGGTTAAATTTGTTAGAGAACTATTTAACGATTCAATTGtcagaaaaaaatacaattatttggcTTATTCAGGTACTTGTACAATTAAATAATCTGGTATCAACAAATattaaaagtacagtattgctgattaaatattgaatcattcaaattaattttagcAAGCAATACAGTATTATGCGCATAGTTTACGCTTTGTGATTATAATTGagtggtactgtactgtaatctTATAGGACACCTGGTTTCagaactatttattattatatatcacaagagaatatattatatatataatataataacgaataataaacaaaataatacacagaATACTACAAATCAAATCTCTTTTGAACATTTGggtggctctgaaaagagccgtTTGGTTTGAAATGAGACTGCAACGATGTTTACTTGGAGCTTGTGTATTTGGTGACAGCTTTGGTACCCTCAGAGACAGCATGTTTGGCCAATTCACCGGGCAACAAGAGACGGACAGCAGTCTGGACTTCCCTGCTGGTGATGGTAGATTTCTTGTTGTAGTGAGCAAGACGAGATGCTTCTCCTGCAATACGTTCGAAGATATCGTTGACGAAACTGTTCATGATTCCCATAGCTCTGCTCGAGATACCAGTGTCTGGGTGAACTTGCTTCAACACCTTGTAGATGTAGATGCTGTAGCTTTCCTTTCGCTTACGTTTTCTTTTCTTGTCAGTAGTTCTTACAGCTTTAGCCTTACCGGCTTTTTTAGCAGCTTTTCCTGAAGTTTTTGGTGGCATGATTAAACGATCTAATTCACAATCAAAATCAAAGTGATGAACTGCTAAGGAAAACTGTTCAATATATAGCCTTTGATATGCTAATGAGGACTTCTATGttgggtttttttaaataccgtCTCCTATTGGCTGTTGACACTGCGCTGTGTGTTGAATAGTCTTCATCGTCTAAAAAGGCGGAATATTGTTggaattgttttattttaaccttgatatattttctttattcaaCATAAAAGGTAAATACATTGGCAGTCAAAAGTTGAATTGCTGCattttttacagtaaatattaccatagagaaataataattaatttctcCATGATATTACAAATAATGAGAGGTCAAAAAGGTACTTGTCAAATTTCGATAAGTCTACCTCCAGGCCTATAATATAGAATATGTTATGtgtgtacttttttttttagtgtaggcctattatatgtTTTCTCTTGTACAGTAATGTTATTTGTTCAAGGGATGATGTAGATAGAGGTACTTTATGCCAAAAtcaattacaaaattaatacagtattgtgaaatttatataggcctatagcgcTTTTAACAATCACTAACAGATTGTCCTAAGGcccttaatataaaaataagagAACAAGAGATTGAAATTACAAAGAACAGAAAAAGGGATTTTAAAAGGCGTTTGAAACTTCAATAAAATGTgcattatgattattattgtgtacattcattatttctattttacttACCTGTATATTTGAATGAGGCGCTATTTAATCCAGGATATATTACAAGTACTACAAATAGAACAAAAGAACACATGACAAAGAAAGAAACCCGCCTTTTATTTCCCTccaaaattaaatacaaagcTATTACTAACTTCATGCCAAGGCACTAGGTCGTTAGGCCAAAGGTCACGCCCAACAGAATGACGTCCGCACTTGTTCTATAAATCTgtctattttttaaacaatcggTACATTTCGAATTCGTCGAATAATCTAAAAACTTGAAACATGTCTGGACGTGGTAAAGGAGGAAAGGGTCTAGGAAAAGGAGGCGCTAAACGTCATCGAAAGGTGTTGCGTGATAACATCCAGGGTATCACTAAACCAGCTATCCGTCGTCTTGCTCGTCGTGGTGGTGTTAAACGTATCTCTGGTCTTATCTACGAAGAAACCCGTGGGGTACTGAAGGTATTCCTTGAAAATGTCATCCGCGATGCTGTAACATACACTGAGCATGCCAAGAGAAAGACCGTTACCGCCATGGATGTCGTCTACGCCCTAAAGAGACAAGGCCGAACCCTGTACGGATTCGGTGGATAAGCAACAACCTCACTCTACTCAAACCAAacggctcttttcagagccaACATTTGTACAAAAGAGATTTTAAAGCTtaatatgaatttaaaataGGCTACTGTAAATGCCAATCtatcaataaatacattatcTTCGACTGTATCATGATTTTCAATTTATGTGCAGCACTATGGTATGTACAATTGTTATAACCCAGTACCGACTGTAGCCTTTTCATGTACAAACTTGTAGGCTTGTAATGgcagtatttaatttaaaataaattattctatAGGTCTATCAATACTGTACCTTTTCATTTACAAACTTATACGCAAGGCTTGTAATGGCAGTACAGTACTTAACTAActtaaaatattcaatatttcttCATAATGAATGACAAATTAAAGTTCGAAATAATTGAATCAAAATGTCCTCACTTTCATTCATAATAACTATTTCTTTTTCAAGGtagcaacaaaaaaaaacataaataataaacccACGAAGTAAACAAATTCAAAgttatattttgatttctttttagtttaaaagaaaatatttaggATCTAGCCTAGTGTTATGGTATGGGTatgaatattattgtattttataaagcTGCAAGAAAGGTTAGTTGGAAGTAGACAATCACTTTTTCTAACTTTTAATTCCTTATAATATGTACTAACATTCataatacaattttacatttaattgtcgtattcgattgggaactttcgttgtcaacgtaaagattcgttgagtgctttttgtattcgaattgtaaatttgtgctcaacagaaagtcattcgaatagaaaacgaaagctttttcgttaagaacaatctcaacgctcaaaatactccgttaaagaagtactcaacggaaaaactgtactcaacggtggaagtctaaatcgaatacgacaaatgatattaaatgtaatgtataatataataatttattcggAAAACGTATACAAAACAACACATTTcccagtactgtactgtattatcaCGTACAGACCAAACAATTTCCCACCTAAAATGACAAAAGAAACAAAGGCGGTTTGTTTGTTGTTCAAAACGATCCGCCAGTTCCAACAAAAAAAGTGCGGACGTGTTATAAGCTGCATAATTTAACCAATCATATGGATTTATCTTAATCGCCAACAAGAAAACCTAACCTACACTTAGCCAATCATATTACTTGAACTAATCGCGCAGGTTCTTAAAAGGCCACACATTTTGAATTCTAACATCATTCAAATTGAGATACGAAATCGAAAATGGCACGTACTAAGCAAACAGCACGTAAATCTACCGGAGGAAAAGCTCCACGAAAACAACTTGCCACCAAGGCAGCACGAAAAAGTGCACCAGCAACCGGTGGTGTAAAGAAGCCTCATCGTTACAGGCCTGGAACCGTCGCTCTCCGTGAGATCCGTCGCTACCAGAAGAGCACAGAGCTTCTCATCCGAAAGCTTCCATTCCAACGTCTTGTCCGTGAAATCGCCCAAGATTTCAAGACAGATCTTCGATTCCAGAGTTCTGCTGTCATGGCTCTTCAGGAGGCTAGCGAAGCCTACCTGGTTGGCCTTTTCGAAGATACCAATCTTTGCGCCATCCACGCAAAACGTGTGACCATCATGCCAAAGGACATCCAACTTGCCCGTCGTATCCGTGGTGAACGTGCATAAGAACATATCTACTTTATTTTCAAACCAAAaggctcttttcagagccacTACTTGTTCTAAAGAGATTAATAGCAATTCTGTCTTTTATGTATATACATAAAtacaagtacagtatatataagtATTACACAAAACGtttcaatgtacagtatttccATATTATGAATTCTTGTAGGCAAATGAGTCAAGGAGTAGATTAGCAAGATAATAAATCGCAAGGCCATCTTTTCCCAGACTGGGGTATTATCTATAATTCTATATAATACAGATATCATCGGACCTCTAATGAAAATGTTTGCTATTGCCAAAGTGATTTGTTCTTGTCAAAGTTTATTTTGCTGTTCacattatactgtattgtaataTAAGTTCTATATATTCTGGCTCttgataaaaaacaatatttagaaaaGGCATGTTCTTCTTTACTTGTCACGTACGTGCAAGTGAAACATGCtcatttgtaattattttttaaatacgttCTTGACATTTTTAAAggacatattatatataatataattgtctAAAACATGATCGAaagttacatttaaaattacattattatattaaaacaaagcGGGATTTAATTCATCCCTGAACAACAGATTTGAAaccatttttgttgaatatgccattctAATGTATCGTATTCACTTCGACGTTGaattaggaaaaaaaatatatgaatgaatttaaagtactgtactgtattattaaaacaaCAGCACAACATGTCCTATTAAAATGTtggtatttatagtacagtattttatttttcatgtttttgggacaAATGAAATTTAGGTCTATATAAATACGCATTAATGAAATACAATGAGTGGtaataatttaggcctatataaatacaatgagtggtaataatttaggcctatataaatacaataaaagtgGTAATAATTAAATGCAGGTAAATACcaaaaccaatatttaaaatttatctataatatacataatatttagCGCCAACAATGTAACTGCCAATGTAATCTCTCCCTacacataaaatatttaaaacggCAAGTTCtcaattattctattatttagCGCCAACAATGTAACTGCCAATTAGTTAGCATATTGAATTCAATCATTATTCCAGGCGGGAATGACTTCTATTGGTTGATAAAATCCGACATATACGCCCAAGCCACTTGAAGCGCGAACGCCTAGCATTGGTCAATCAAAAACAGGATACAAACCATTGACAGGGTATATAAACTTGAGTAGATTACAAAACTACTTTACCTTATTCTTGTTCGATTTCTAACCGAAAAAGAAATAACTGTAATACAGAATGTCTGGACGTGGTAAAGGAGGTAAAGCTAAAGGAAAGGCCAAGAGCCGATCAAGCCGTGCTGGACTTCAGTTCCCAGTCGGTCGTGTTCACCGATTTTTGCGAAAGGGTAACTACGCATCCCGTGTCGGTGCTGGTGCCCCAGTCTACATGGCTGCCGTACTCGAATACTTGACTGCCGAAATCTTGGAGTTGGCTGGTAACGCTGCCCGTGACAACAAGAAGAGCAGAATCATCCCCCGTCATCTTCAACTTGCCATCCGTAACGATGAAGAGTTGAACCGTCTTCTTGGAAGTGTGACCATCGCACAGGGAGGTGTACTACCAAACATCCAAGCTGTACTTCTACCAAAGAAGACCCAGGCCAAAGCCAAGTAAAAGAAAACATCGATAAATGTCCAAACCAAacggctcttttcagagccaccaATACACTAAAGAGATTTTATTGCACTCTACATTGTTGTTTTCTAGTGTCTTCATgttagtatactgtatatattatatattggtatttattcaaattcaacatATATATTAAAACATAGCAGCAAAAATGCTAAATTGAGTTCTAATTTACATGAGGTAAAAAGGTACAGCatacaaatgaataaatagataaactaaatcaaaacgataaagtcaAACAGACATAAAAATgagttttataatttatatacattcACACATTCAAGGCTTGATTAAAGCATTGTACTATACAGTATTTTCTATATAAGAATACAAATATGATTACATACAGTAATGCAGAAGGGTAGGGCATTACTTGTCtacagtggtggcgccaggtTTTGCCCGacgggggaggggggggggcgcgaattccccgacgggggggggggggcgtacGCGCGAAAGAGGGGGTGGGTTTGGGAGCCtcagaaaattttgaaaaaatagatgcttacacactgtttaataggctagagcaactgtttccattacatttaataacaatgtcacataatgttaaatttaaataaatccttcCTAAATCttttcgacgaactaataataaactttgatcgaaaAACACTTCAAACGAAATGAACATTTGGTAATGCGGCACTCTGAAAATTCCTCGATTGTGCATGTGTTTAGTGTACGACTGTGctttggtggtctgttaacctcagatatataccctatagccgggtgaataactcattgtaatttagtatacaatgattgccgtaatcgccgtgtctataacacaaatcaataaaatgccAAATACGCCACACACGTTTTTTCGGCCGTGTACATAgaacaagacatttcatgtttatgttatgcctatgaaataataataaaaagaacaTCATGTTTCTCGtttttttatcgtttatactgcataccattatataaaaaaccttCATAGGCGAGAAAAAAGTTCACGATATTACACTCTACTCTGtacaggggtgtaaatatacaggcccacgctaacgcttgcacacggaccagggcggaaaatggtgtatttttggagagtgatgacgtcagcattcacacgaggAGCGAGCTAAGACAACGTGATGCTGGTAGTGGGAGCAtgcatgtgttttgaaaataactcagttgtgggtattttccgaagattttaaatcgcgttttctttttaaactcttgaattcataaatagtaattaaactcttagctctttcactatgtaggcctatttacacaactatagctctagcctactcttcttaattaaaagagtCAAGTGCGTCGAATCCGCGTCTAGCGACGGTCGGGAGTTTGGTGCATCTTTTTTTCCCCTTTAGAATtaagtgggggggggggggggggggggttgctagccaccctattcacccCCCTAGATCGAGATTTGTGCGCGAAAAGAAACGTGAACAGACCCTGTTTTATGGTTAGGGCCAACCGCTTCCTTTTTCCCAATCGAACCCCCACCCAAACCCCTTTAATCGACAGCGAACATATACGCGGTACACCAATggttattggtaaattgaaacaattcgTACACTCAACCGCGAGAACATAACTCGTACCTTTATCCCTGTATGAACGTACGTCGATGcgtagttgcaaatgaatttcCGATTTTCGCCTGGAATctgaaaaatacacattttggtccctggatgtaatAAGATCTTTGccctctcccccccccccccccccgctggcgccaccactgcaaCCCCATTTTTACATAACACTGTACAATTTAATTTTGTCGAATTAAGCACAAAGGAAGCCTGTATTAAACCTGTATACCAGAGGTAATTTActtcacatttattttaatatccaGTGCATAAAATACACAATATTAagtatttttctattatatattaAGTATTAGTGGcaattaatatcataaataaataaataaataaataaataaatatcatttgCTTAAATGTATGATTCAATAACGAATTTTAAAATGGTTTCAATGTTGCAGTTGGTGAATTccttataaacatttatattcgTCGACTTAGGTGTTTGCTGGTATATATGTTTTATGCAGAAAGAAGACAAATCTATAGTAAAAAtcttcaaaaaaataaaaataaaacatgacaTCAATACAGAAATCAACTCTTTTCAGATTGTGTCCAAGCTATTCACATATTCAAGCAAAACACAACACAAATATTgttatacatctttaaatgcTTTTTAAACAACCGAATATCAAGCGAAAGTTTCCAATTTCGTACATTTGTTGGTCATTAATGTTGTTTAATTAccattattgaataataatgtatgtttataatGTCTAAAACATACTAAAAGTGTAATTTTACGTATAATGGCGTTAGgaataaacacattttgaaagaaaaaaatatgctGTAtcataaaataacttttataaaaaagtatagattgaagcatttattgaggaaaaataaaaatatagtttaaaattagttttaaagttaatgaaaaaacacattttttatgaaattatctTTTACCAAAGAGTTTATAAAGCGCGGGGTCTcccatactgtacatacagtgcTTACAATGCGGTCCGCAACATAATGGCGGCCTATATAAGAACAGAATCCGGCTAAACTTTTACAATTCGTTCGTTTCGTTCGTACATTTTGCTGACATATTGAAATGGCTGATCAAACGAAAGCTAAAAAGAAGGCTGCGCCCAAGAAGCCGGCATCTCACCCGACTTATATCGACATGGTGACTGCTGCAATTGGAGCATTAAAGGAGAGAAATGGTTCATCTCGTCAAGCTATTGTAAAATATATCTTAGCTAACTACAAAGTTGATCCGGGCAATATGAAGACTCATCTTCGTATGGCTCTGAAGAGAGGTGTCGACAACGGTAAACTTGTTCAACCTAAAGGTAGTGGTGCAAGTGGTTCATTCAAGCTAAACCAGGCTGCAGCTAAGGCTGATGCAGCTGCTAAAGCAAAGAAAGAAAAAGCAAAGAAAAAGGCAGTCGCAGATAAGGAAAAGAAAGTAGCAAAGAAACCAGCTGCAAAGAAGGCTAAGAAACCAGCAGCTAAGAAGGCAAGTACTAAGTCACCCAAGAAGGCTAAGAAATCCGAGAAGAAGGCTGCCAAGCCAAAGAAAGCCAAGTCTCCTGCGAAGAAGCCAAAAACTAAGAAGCCGAAAAAGCCAAAGGCTAAGAAGGCTTCCAAGTCACCAAAGAAGGCCACCAAGAAGTAAATTTTATCGACTCATAATTTCAAACCAAacggctcttttcagagccaccaAATATACTAGAGATTTTATAGCTTTTTTccaataagttttttttttctttaaacaaccgaaacattttttacatgctaaatattatatatttttttcattataaaaaatatgaaactcGACACATTGCAACCCAAAAAAAATTGCATATAGGGAATTATGATACAGTAAATTCAATTTTACCATTACACTTACAGAGCCATCATCTAGAAAGATGTTATAGCTTTTTTCAATAACCTGATTACTTTAaacaattgaaatattatttacatgCTAAACACAATACACTTGGAAAAAATAAGAATATTCTGTACAAACAGTCAATTGATATAGGAAATTATGATACATTACATTCAATTTTACCATTACAGTAACCGACCAAATGTTTAACCAATACatataccatggagtaaagaatactCCATGCATATACTGTACCTGCATaacaaaatatactaaatactgtattaattgaAAAAGTATTTTCGGTGTAAATGTATGTAAATTCTATCAACTTAAACAAgatgaatattatttacttataatatataaataacctAACCACAATTTACGACAGTTTTACGATTTAGAGAgaatgttgtacagtatattatatgatattttttttcattcattataaATAAGTCTACACTTAAATTTccttttaattattcaatatgtATTTGAATGCTTTCGAGTACAGTATAATTAACAGCAAACATAATATAACAGAAATAGAATAAAAGATCCCATGACAAAGAACAAAAAACCGCCATTATTTGTGTTTCCCaccaaaattaaaaacaaaagatgTGGCTTCCTGTTACGTTGACAAGCTGTAGTTACAAAGGTCATGTACACCACTCAGAATTACGTCCGCATTTGCTCTATAAATTCgtctattttttaaacaatcagtACATTTCGAATTCGTCGAATAACCTAAAAACTTGAAACATGTCTGGACGTGGTAAAGGAGGAAAAGGTCTAGGAAAAGGAGGCGCTAAACGTCATCGAAAGGTGTTGCGTGATAACATCCAGGGTATCACTAAGCCAGCTATCCGTCGTCTTGCTCGTCGTGGTGGTGTTAAACGTATCTCGGGTCTTATCTACGAAGAAACCCGTGGGGTACTGAAGGTATTCCTTGAAAATGTTATCCGTGATGCTGTAACATACACCGAGCATGCCAAGAGAAAGACCGTCACCGCCATGGATGTCGTCTACGCCCTGAAGAGACAAGGTCGAACCCTGTACGGATTCGGTGGATAAACAGTCAACAACCACTCTCTACTCAAACCAAacggctcttttcagagccaacatttgtacaaaaagagatttaaaagcttgctatttttttttcaataagtACACAACAAATGCCAAATTGGTGTTTTTTACacaataatgtttacaataatcataaatatatataactacACTCATTGCCTCAGATTTACACATTACAAAACATACATATTATCAATTtaaagtatatactgtataaatacaatattgtaaACCTCGAAACAATATGTATTAACATTCATAATACACTGAGAGGTCCAACATTTAAAGCAATTATATTCAAAtgtaaatatactgtaatactgtacaaatatactgtaatgtcaaatacagtagagtatttataaatacagtgCAAATAGCCAATGTCTGTACAATATGCAACCACAAAATATTCCCACCTATGGCTATTCAAAAACTTTATTAACTTCAAATGcatttacaaatacagtataatgcCAACATTAAAGATGTACATACAATGTTTATACatgcaataatattaataactttcTAATAACTAAAATTTGGAAACAATATGTATTAACATTCATAATACAACAAGAGGTCTACAATGTAATAGTGGACATCAATATTGTTTATAACATTTACTTAGATTcccatataaaaatatatatactgtataatgttctttgcctgatgtgtatatatatatatcaagagatcttgatatactgtacagagTTGGGTACGACAAGGTAATACTTTGTTTCCAAAGATATTTTACAGCAACCATCGAAGAAAAGGTTCAACTATTGATGATGAAATGCTTACAGAAATCCGTTTTGCTGATGACGTGGCCTTGATTTCAACATCAGTTGCAGATATGAAACACCAGCTCTCAAGTCTGAATAAGGAGAGTAAATCAATCGGACAACTATGcacaaagacaaaaaaaatacatgacTAACTTTAACACACAGGAAGACATTGAAATAGAGGGCCGGAAACTAGAAAAAGTGaaagaatataaatatcttCTAGGACAAACACTGAAAAATGGAAGAAACCACGAAGGAGGAAGTTCTGTTAAGAATAAAAGCAGGATGGATGAATTTTGGCAGACACACACATGCTTACTGACAAAAGTATACCAATGTCACGGGTGTCTCGAAAAAAGAgacctcgaaaacagagacccagggtctctgttttcAAGAAAAACAGAGACCCTACTAACAcgttttaatattacattacatagggggtctctgttttcaaGTTTTTCTGGACCtcctatataacgtaatattgacttaatattaaGAAGTTTTAATGGGGGtatctgttttcgagtttttctcgaaaacagagaccctctatataacgtaatattgacttaatattgagacgttttagtggggggtcgactctgttttcgagaaaatctcgaaaacagagacccccactaaaacgtctcaatattacgtaatatagggggtctctgttttcgaatTCTCGTAAACAGAGACCACCACTAAAACGTCTAAATAATACGTTATAATAGGGGTTtctgttttcgagattttctcgaaaacagagacccccactaaagcGTCTCAGACACCCCAAATGTTACTgagaaagaaattatttaaccAATGTGTGCTATCAACTATGACATATGGTTCAGAGACATGGGCAATAAAAAAGGAACTTGAACAGAAACTTACAACTACTGTACTCAAAGAGCAATGGAAAGAAAGATGATGAACTTACAGGGTAAATCATCAGAAACAAGTTACAGATATAATGGAGAAAGTAAGACAGTCAAAATGGAGATGGGCTGGGCAAGATAATAGATGGACATACAAATTAACAGAATGGCCACCAAGGGTAGGAAAAAAGAAGACAGAAAAGAAGGTGGAGAGATGATTTAACAGCATACATTGGAACGGCTGTAAGTTATACAGTACTTGGACAGCAAGAATTAGACAGAAATGGACATGTTATGAAGAGGGCTTTATTCTTATGGACATATGGATGAACTATGCCTagatagataaataaaaatacccaatACAAACTGGAATGATTGTAATTCattactaattaataataataatttattgaaaccACACCTTTACAACGGTGGTACCCGTTCAATATTCCCGCCTTAAAAAGACGCGGACGTGTTATAAGCTATACATTTTAACCAATCATTTGACGTTGTCCTAATCG contains:
- the LOC140045403 gene encoding histone H2B, gonadal-like; protein product: MPPKTSGKAAKKAGKAKAVRTTDKKRKRKRKESYSIYIYKVLKQVHPDTGISSRAMGIMNSFVNDIFERIAGEASRLAHYNKKSTITSREVQTAVRLLLPGELAKHAVSEGTKAVTKYTSSK
- the LOC140045410 gene encoding histone H3; the encoded protein is MARTKQTARKSTGGKAPRKQLATKAARKSAPATGGVKKPHRYRPGTVALREIRRYQKSTELLIRKLPFQRLVREIAQDFKTDLRFQSSAVMALQEASEAYLVGLFEDTNLCAIHAKRVTIMPKDIQLARRIRGERA
- the LOC140045417 gene encoding late histone H1-like; this translates as MADQTKAKKKAAPKKPASHPTYIDMVTAAIGALKERNGSSRQAIVKYILANYKVDPGNMKTHLRMALKRGVDNGKLVQPKGSGASGSFKLNQAAAKADAAAKAKKEKAKKKAVADKEKKVAKKPAAKKAKKPAAKKASTKSPKKAKKSEKKAAKPKKAKSPAKKPKTKKPKKPKAKKASKSPKKATKK
- the LOC140045431 gene encoding histone H4 gives rise to the protein MSGRGKGGKGLGKGGAKRHRKVLRDNIQGITKPAIRRLARRGGVKRISGLIYEETRGVLKVFLENVIRDAVTYTEHAKRKTVTAMDVVYALKRQGRTLYGFGG
- the LOC140045424 gene encoding histone H2A-like encodes the protein MSGRGKGGKAKGKAKSRSSRAGLQFPVGRVHRFLRKGNYASRVGAGAPVYMAAVLEYLTAEILELAGNAARDNKKSRIIPRHLQLAIRNDEELNRLLGSVTIAQGGVLPNIQAVLLPKKTQAKAK
- the LOC140045438 gene encoding histone H4 — encoded protein: MSGRGKGGKGLGKGGAKRHRKVLRDNIQGITKPAIRRLARRGGVKRISGLIYEETRGVLKVFLENVIRDAVTYTEHAKRKTVTAMDVVYALKRQGRTLYGFGG